The following coding sequences are from one Elusimicrobiota bacterium window:
- the def gene encoding peptide deformylase, whose product MKPRILPIMQLGQPVLRAKALPIRQWDHPALQQLLDDMLATVQKLQGVGIAAPQVGVPCRVLWVVFKKRPVAMINPRLVAHSEEMTEDLEGCLSVPGIRGLVPRYKRVSAEYTTREGKRIRRKLEGFIARIFQHELDHLDGIVFIDRVQDTRTLMTDAEYARQATSRV is encoded by the coding sequence ATGAAACCCCGTATTCTTCCCATCATGCAGCTGGGCCAGCCGGTGCTGCGGGCCAAGGCTCTCCCTATTCGACAATGGGATCATCCGGCGTTACAGCAATTGCTGGACGATATGCTGGCCACCGTACAGAAGCTGCAGGGGGTTGGAATCGCCGCGCCGCAGGTGGGTGTGCCCTGCCGGGTTTTATGGGTGGTTTTCAAGAAGCGACCGGTGGCGATGATCAACCCTCGGCTGGTCGCGCATTCCGAAGAAATGACTGAGGATTTGGAAGGCTGTCTTTCCGTCCCCGGGATCCGCGGGCTTGTGCCTCGTTACAAACGGGTCAGCGCGGAGTATACGACTCGAGAGGGGAAGCGGATTCGACGCAAGTTAGAGGGCTTTATAGCCCGTATTTTTCAGCATGAGCTGGACCATTTGGACGGCATTGTTTTTATCGATCGGGTTCAAGATACGCGAACCCTCATGACCGATGCGGAATACGCCCGCCAGGCAACTTCCCGGGTTTAG
- a CDS encoding DUF4118 domain-containing protein, with protein sequence MVSRREYGLAVLLVAAATAVCFSLSHFLELTNLAMIYLLATLIVAARGNRGPAALSSILGVLCFDFFFVPPRFTLRVSDVQYFWTFVGMFTTAMVISHLAIRLRAEAASARENEQRSVWLLEKAKKAEIEAESERLRSSLLSSVSHDLRTPLAAILGSVGTLLGRGEPVKHPESRELLENIQNEGERLSRLIQNLLEATRLESGAVQLHKELYPLEEVVGSSLERLEKSLDGRDVIVRIPDELPSIPMDAILMEQVFMNLLENGIRYTPPKGRLEIFAEVRDDSVRVSVLDQGPGLKVGESERVFDKFYRGESSKGAGLGLAICRAVINAHGGHISAENRPGGGAAFQFTLPLEKSHER encoded by the coding sequence ATGGTTTCACGTCGAGAATATGGTTTAGCCGTCCTTCTGGTAGCCGCGGCAACCGCCGTGTGCTTCAGCCTATCTCATTTCTTGGAATTGACGAATTTGGCCATGATCTATCTGCTGGCCACGTTGATCGTGGCGGCGCGGGGGAATCGAGGGCCCGCCGCCCTTTCGTCCATTCTGGGAGTGTTGTGCTTTGATTTCTTCTTTGTGCCGCCCCGGTTCACGCTCCGCGTCTCCGACGTGCAGTACTTCTGGACGTTCGTGGGGATGTTTACAACAGCCATGGTGATCAGCCACCTGGCAATCCGGCTCCGAGCCGAAGCCGCGTCGGCCCGGGAGAATGAACAGCGATCCGTCTGGCTTCTGGAAAAGGCTAAGAAAGCCGAGATCGAAGCGGAGAGCGAACGGCTGCGGAGTTCGTTGTTGAGTTCTGTTTCGCACGATCTGCGCACGCCTCTGGCGGCGATTCTGGGGTCTGTGGGAACGCTGCTCGGGCGCGGTGAGCCGGTGAAGCATCCGGAGTCCCGCGAGCTTCTGGAGAATATCCAGAACGAGGGAGAGCGGCTTTCCCGTCTGATCCAGAACCTTCTGGAAGCCACCCGCCTCGAATCCGGGGCGGTTCAGCTTCATAAGGAGCTTTATCCGCTGGAGGAGGTCGTCGGGAGTTCTTTGGAACGTCTGGAGAAGTCTCTCGATGGCCGTGACGTGATCGTCCGGATCCCGGACGAGTTGCCCTCGATTCCCATGGATGCCATTCTGATGGAGCAGGTCTTTATGAATTTACTGGAGAACGGGATTCGTTATACGCCGCCCAAAGGCCGTCTGGAGATATTTGCAGAGGTGAGAGACGATTCCGTGAGGGTCTCGGTTCTGGACCAGGGCCCCGGGCTCAAGGTCGGAGAATCCGAGCGGGTGTTCGACAAATTTTATCGGGGAGAGTCTTCGAAAGGTGCGGGGCTGGGGCTTGCCATCTGCCGTGCCGTTATCAATGCCCACGGGGGACACATTTCAGCGGAGAACCGCCCGGGTGGCGGTGCCGCGTTCCAATTCACGCTCCCGCTGGAGAAATCCCATGAGCGCTGA
- a CDS encoding class I fructose-bisphosphate aldolase → MTVDIEGLLGAEGKALLEHKCTTIPKESIHLPGPDYVDRIYALSDRPTPVLRSLQALLEHGRLAGTGYVSILPVDQGIEHSAGASFAPNPIYFDAENIVKLAIEGGANGVASTLGVLGAVARKYAHKIPFILKFNHNEILSYPNTFDETLFASIKQAYDQGCVAVGATIYFGSPESRRQIWEVSQAFQQAHELGMATILWCYLRSNAFKTKEKDFHVSADLTGQANHLGVTIEADIIKQKLPENNGGYTALNFGKTHKFVYEKLTSDNPIDLTRYQVANCYMGRAGLINSGGASSGASDMAEAVKTAIINKRAGGMGLISGRKAFQRPMADGVKILNAIQDIYLDKRVTVA, encoded by the coding sequence ATGACTGTTGATATTGAAGGCCTCCTCGGCGCTGAAGGGAAAGCGCTTCTGGAGCATAAATGCACCACCATTCCCAAAGAATCTATTCATCTGCCGGGCCCGGACTACGTGGACCGGATTTACGCGCTGTCCGACCGGCCAACCCCGGTTTTAAGAAGCCTGCAGGCGTTGCTTGAGCACGGCCGTCTGGCCGGCACCGGCTACGTTTCCATCCTTCCGGTAGACCAGGGGATTGAGCACTCCGCCGGAGCATCGTTTGCCCCGAACCCCATCTATTTCGACGCCGAGAACATCGTGAAGCTCGCGATTGAAGGTGGCGCCAATGGAGTCGCTTCCACTCTGGGCGTTCTGGGAGCGGTCGCGCGCAAATACGCGCACAAGATTCCCTTTATTCTCAAGTTCAACCACAACGAAATCCTCTCTTATCCGAACACGTTTGATGAAACGCTCTTCGCGAGCATCAAACAGGCGTATGACCAGGGCTGCGTCGCCGTGGGAGCCACCATTTACTTCGGCTCGCCGGAGTCCCGCCGCCAGATCTGGGAAGTGAGCCAGGCGTTCCAGCAGGCGCACGAGCTGGGCATGGCCACCATCCTCTGGTGCTACCTGCGTTCCAACGCCTTCAAGACGAAGGAAAAGGACTTCCACGTTTCAGCGGATCTCACCGGCCAGGCCAATCACCTGGGCGTGACCATTGAAGCGGACATCATCAAGCAGAAGCTTCCGGAGAACAATGGCGGCTACACCGCGCTGAACTTCGGAAAGACCCACAAGTTCGTTTACGAGAAGCTGACGAGTGACAATCCGATCGACTTGACCCGCTACCAGGTGGCCAACTGCTACATGGGCCGCGCCGGGCTGATCAATTCGGGCGGAGCCTCCTCAGGCGCCAGCGATATGGCTGAAGCCGTTAAAACAGCCATCATCAACAAGCGCGCCGGCGGCATGGGGCTCATCTCCGGCCGCAAGGCCTTCCAGCGGCCGATGGCTGATGGCGTCAAGATCCTGAACGCCATCCAGGACATCTATCTGGACAAGCGCGTCACCGTCGCCTAA
- a CDS encoding D-2-hydroxyacid dehydrogenase: protein MRVPLPRPFFPHQWKEYGRTVPEQVLERLQGATMVLTNKVLLREPVLSQVPLLRLIALTSTGVDCVDLPYCRKRGIAVANVPGYAQRSVAEHVFMLILALRRRLTDLHQAVQTGRWQRSKSFALLDFSIRDLSGSTLGLIGYGDIARHVEELAKAFGMAILIAERKGAVQVRPGRTLFEDVLRRADIVSLHCPRTPETVGLVGAPELALMKKDALLINTARGGLVDEIALAEALRSGRLGGAGVDVLSEEPPRNGSPLLTAIPNLIVTPHVAWASEQAVTKLAEVVIGNLEAFVAGNPRNLVT from the coding sequence GTGAGGGTCCCGCTTCCGCGTCCGTTCTTCCCGCACCAATGGAAGGAGTATGGACGAACGGTTCCTGAGCAGGTCTTGGAGCGGCTGCAGGGCGCCACAATGGTCCTGACGAATAAAGTCCTGCTCCGGGAACCGGTTCTCTCTCAGGTTCCTTTACTTCGGCTCATCGCGTTAACCTCCACCGGTGTGGATTGCGTGGATCTCCCGTATTGCCGGAAACGGGGGATCGCTGTGGCGAACGTCCCCGGTTACGCGCAACGATCGGTGGCTGAGCATGTTTTTATGCTGATCCTGGCGCTGCGCCGGAGGCTGACGGATCTGCATCAGGCGGTGCAAACGGGCCGGTGGCAACGCTCCAAGTCGTTTGCTTTGCTCGATTTTTCGATTCGTGATCTTTCGGGGTCCACGTTGGGGCTCATCGGGTATGGGGATATCGCCCGCCACGTGGAAGAACTGGCCAAAGCTTTTGGTATGGCCATCCTGATCGCCGAACGCAAAGGAGCGGTCCAGGTGCGTCCCGGCCGGACGCTTTTCGAAGATGTTTTGCGGCGGGCGGATATCGTCAGCCTCCACTGTCCGCGAACGCCGGAGACCGTCGGTCTGGTGGGTGCGCCGGAGCTGGCGCTGATGAAAAAGGACGCCCTTTTGATCAATACCGCGCGGGGCGGCTTGGTGGATGAGATCGCTCTGGCGGAAGCGCTGCGTTCCGGCAGACTGGGCGGGGCTGGAGTGGATGTCCTCAGCGAGGAACCGCCGCGAAACGGAAGCCCTCTGTTGACGGCCATCCCGAATTTAATCGTGACGCCCCATGTGGCGTGGGCCAGCGAGCAGGCGGTAACGAAATTGGCTGAAGTTGTCATCGGGAACCTGGAGGCGTTTGTCGCCGGGAATCCAAGGAATTTAGTGACATGA
- a CDS encoding ORF6N domain-containing protein, which translates to MNELVFMDDIPQRIFWIRGRRVMLDSHLAELYEVPTFRLNEQVKRNRRRFPDDFMFQLNNEEIELLRSQFAILKTGSRGEHRKYLPYAFTEQGVAMLSSVLNSERAIAVNIAIMRAFVRMREILATHKDLLRRIENIEEQMAKHGNIFEEQTKDIQTIFQAIQALLKKGEPVDQNVLAPVGFKRKKSSV; encoded by the coding sequence ATGAATGAGCTTGTTTTCATGGATGACATCCCTCAACGGATCTTCTGGATCAGGGGACGTCGCGTCATGTTAGATTCGCATCTGGCGGAATTATATGAAGTCCCAACCTTTCGCTTAAACGAACAGGTCAAACGAAATCGGAGACGGTTCCCTGATGATTTCATGTTCCAACTAAACAATGAAGAGATTGAACTTTTAAGATCGCAATTTGCGATCTTAAAGACAGGAAGCCGAGGAGAACACCGGAAGTATCTCCCCTATGCGTTTACAGAGCAAGGAGTGGCCATGTTGTCTTCGGTGTTGAACAGTGAACGGGCCATTGCCGTGAATATCGCAATTATGCGGGCCTTCGTTCGAATGCGGGAAATCCTGGCTACTCATAAAGACCTTCTTCGCCGAATTGAAAACATTGAAGAGCAGATGGCAAAACATGGGAATATTTTCGAGGAACAAACCAAGGATATTCAAACGATTTTCCAGGCCATCCAAGCTCTCCTGAAGAAAGGCGAACCCGTTGACCAGAATGTATTGGCTCCCGTCGGGTTTAAGAGAAAGAAATCAAGCGTGTAA
- a CDS encoding DUF4340 domain-containing protein — translation MDLPALVKRLAWVCAGVTVLAGLYLAFQLPRQRSLFAGKMDRVVRIHLQLDSSQLDLTKQEKEWSVGLSTGPRFPADPDKVTRLKNGLGGIQIEERISSRADRAGDFDVTVTSGLCVRLYGKNNKLLAEGLFGKQAPDFTHIYFRYPGRPAVYLARGIIRGELGEPELGSWRRRQLISFPEAKIQAIQIKGPGYQTSLAQSSGVWTVDGKPANPAPVYGLVGVLSHLQADGFADFVSVTFDQLTDASIHIEGNGQSADLRIGSLDPKTKRYLVSAGPTAGLAWLTEDKIKSLLLKSSAFQPKKP, via the coding sequence ATGGATCTTCCTGCGCTCGTCAAGCGGTTGGCCTGGGTGTGTGCCGGTGTGACCGTGCTGGCGGGGCTCTATCTCGCTTTTCAGCTCCCGCGCCAACGCAGCCTTTTCGCCGGCAAGATGGATCGTGTTGTTCGCATTCATCTTCAGCTGGATTCTTCGCAACTGGACCTCACGAAGCAGGAAAAGGAATGGAGCGTCGGCCTTTCAACGGGACCTCGTTTTCCGGCGGATCCGGACAAGGTGACCCGGCTCAAGAACGGACTTGGAGGAATTCAAATCGAAGAAAGAATTTCCAGCCGGGCCGATCGCGCGGGCGACTTTGATGTTACCGTGACCAGCGGGCTGTGCGTTCGTCTTTATGGCAAGAACAACAAGCTGTTGGCCGAGGGGCTTTTCGGCAAACAAGCGCCTGATTTCACCCACATTTATTTCCGTTATCCGGGCCGGCCGGCTGTTTATCTGGCGCGAGGGATCATCCGTGGCGAGCTGGGAGAGCCGGAGCTGGGCAGCTGGCGACGCCGGCAACTGATCAGTTTCCCGGAAGCCAAGATTCAGGCGATTCAGATCAAAGGCCCCGGGTACCAGACCTCGCTGGCGCAGTCCAGCGGCGTCTGGACAGTAGACGGAAAGCCAGCCAACCCTGCGCCGGTGTATGGACTGGTCGGCGTGTTGTCTCATCTGCAGGCGGACGGTTTCGCGGATTTCGTTTCTGTAACGTTCGACCAACTCACCGATGCCTCGATCCATATCGAAGGAAACGGGCAGTCCGCTGATCTCCGGATCGGTTCCCTTGACCCGAAAACAAAACGATACCTGGTCTCCGCCGGACCGACCGCGGGCTTGGCCTGGCTCACGGAAGACAAAATCAAATCGCTTCTCCTCAAATCCTCCGCTTTCCAGCCGAAGAAACCGTAA